One Streptosporangium becharense genomic window, GAGGGCGACGACGAGGACCAGCACCCCGGCGACCCGCCGCGCCGGCTTCAGCGGCGACCGCCCGCCGGAACCGGACGTGGCGAGGCCAGGCGACGTACCAATGGGTACGGGGTCGACCATGAGGGTCCTCACACGACGCTTTATGCTCTCAACAAGTGAGGTTAGGCTACCTTTAGTGATGTTACGGAGAGGGCAGCGGGTGTCATCCATCGTGACCGGGTCCGCCGGGTTCATCGGCCGGATGCTGACCCGTGCCCTCATCGAGGCCGGTGAGCGGGTCGTGGGCATCGACCGGATTCCCCAGCCCGCCGCGCCGGGGCTGACCGTCCTCACCGCCGACCTCCTCGACGGCGACGAACGTGTGCACGCCGCCCTGAGCGGCGCCGACGTGGTCTACCACCTGGCCGGCTGCCCCGGTGTGCGCGACCGCCGCCCCGGTGTCGCCCGGCGCCGTCACCGCGACAACGTCCTGGCCGGAGCCCGGGTGCTGGCCGCCGTGCCGCCGTCCGTGCCGCTGCTCGTCGCCTCCTCCAGCTCGGTGTACGGCGGCGCGCACGGCGGCCGGCCGAGCCGCGAGTCCGATCCGCTCCGGCCCGCGGGCGGCTACGCCGAGAGCAAGGTCCTGCTGGAACGGCTGTGCGCCGAGCGGATCGCCCGTGGCGGCACGACCACCGTGGTCCGGCCGTTCACCGTGGCCGGTGAGGGCCAGCGGCCCGACATGGCCCTGTCGCAGTGGCTGGCCGCCGCCCGCGAGGGCCGTCCGCTGCGGGTGCTCGGCTCGCTCGACCGCACCCGCGACGTCACCGACGTCCGCCAGGTCGCCCGCGCGCTGGCCGACCTGGCAGCCCGTGGCGCGCGTGGCACGGTGAACATCGGCACCGGGCGAGGCCACACCCTGCGCGCGCTGGCCGCCGCCGTGGCGGAGACGCTCGGCGCCGAAGTCTCCTTCGCGGTCGAGCCCGCGCCTCCCGCCGAGCCCGGCGCCTCCCTGGCCGACACCTCCCGCCTGCGTTCCCTGATCGGCTGGGCACCCGAGACCGACCTCCTCGACCTCGTCCGGCGTCAGGCCGCCGCGTCCGCGCTTCCCGGCCCCCGCGCGGGCGAGGCCGCACGGGCCACCGCGGCCGGCCGGTCCCGGCGTCGCGGCGCCGTTCGCGAGCCGTTCGCGCCGTCTCTCCTGGCGAAGGCGACATGAGCGGGCGCCCCCCGGCCCCGGAGACGGCCCCGCCCGCGACGCCGGCGGAGCGGGCCACGACCCGGGCCCCGGCGCGGGCGACGGTATCGGCGATGGTGTCGGCGCCGGCACGGGGGAAGGTGCCGGCGACGGTGTGGGCGGCGGCGCTGGTCGCGGTGGCCGGCACGGTGGCCGCGCTCCTCGGCGCCGGAGTGCGCTCCCGCTTCGGCGGTCACGTGGCGGTCGACGAGCCGCAGTACCTGCTGACCGCCCTGTCGCTCTTCGAGGACCTCGACCTCGACATCACCGACGAGCTCGACCAGCGGCGCTGGACGCCGTGGGCCGGTACCGAGCCGCTGCCGGTCCAGACCGAGGTGCTCGCCGACGGCACCCAGATCAGCCCGCACGACCCGCTGCTGCCGATCCTGCTCGCGCTCCCGATGGGGCTCGGCGGCTGGATCGCGGCCAAGGCGACCATGGCGGTCATGGCGGGGGCTCTCGCCGCGCTGGCCCTGTGGACGGCGGTCCGCCGGTTCGCGGTCCCGCTCCGGCTCGCCGCGGCCGGGGTGACGCTCGCCGCCGTCTCGGCACCCCTCGCCGTCTACGGCCAGCAGGTCTACCCCGAGCTGCCCGCCGCCCTGGCGGCCCTCGCCGCCGTGGCCCTGCTGACCGGTCCCGCCTTCGCACCCGGAGACCACCCGCGCGGCCGGGGCGTCGCCGCCTTCGGAGTGGTGATCATCGCGTTGCCGTGGCTGTCGGTGAAGTACGCGCCGGTGGCCGCGGCGATCGCCGGCCTCGCCCTGTGGCGGCTGTGGCGGATCGGCCGGGGGAGGGCCGACCGGCGGCCGGTGGTGGCGCTCGCCGCCTGGTTCGCCGCCATGGGAGTCGTCTACCTGGTGGTGCACCGCCTCGTCTGGGGTGGCTGGACGGTCTACGCCAGCGGCGACCACTTCCAGGAATCCGGGGAGTTCGGCGTGATGGGGTTCGACCCCAACTACGTCGGACGGGCCTCGCGTCTCGTCGG contains:
- a CDS encoding NAD-dependent epimerase/dehydratase family protein; protein product: MSSIVTGSAGFIGRMLTRALIEAGERVVGIDRIPQPAAPGLTVLTADLLDGDERVHAALSGADVVYHLAGCPGVRDRRPGVARRRHRDNVLAGARVLAAVPPSVPLLVASSSSVYGGAHGGRPSRESDPLRPAGGYAESKVLLERLCAERIARGGTTTVVRPFTVAGEGQRPDMALSQWLAAAREGRPLRVLGSLDRTRDVTDVRQVARALADLAARGARGTVNIGTGRGHTLRALAAAVAETLGAEVSFAVEPAPPAEPGASLADTSRLRSLIGWAPETDLLDLVRRQAAASALPGPRAGEAARATAAGRSRRRGAVREPFAPSLLAKAT